A single window of Debaryomyces hansenii CBS767 chromosome F complete sequence DNA harbors:
- a CDS encoding DEHA2F21318p (similar to uniprot|P38206 Saccharomyces cerevisiae YBL020W RFT1 Flippase), with amino-acid sequence MGSENEEVKRGRSDADLLNKSTTGASFLMLTQLFTKMLTFLLNQLLIRLISPRVFGISAYLEFIVSMVLFFSREGERLSIQRTRDISSENDNDTKRITDKYVDGTPVGTLQSIINFGYIPLVVGGPLSIAILVWQYQSQNFQDSLLTLPYYRVTVLLVWLSMMLELVAEPLYAINQFQLNFRKRSKYESVGVFGRCIITFAVIAIVQRTSRASNLEYDGLAVVAFAAGQFGYSFLIFLQYQLNFATENQIKPPEEQNSLLIRKISTQSEDRYYYFDTKIFAIWRSLFISMIFKHFLTEGDKLLINYLCTVEQQGTYAVVCNYGSIIARLVFQPIEESLRLLFTRMLSTKSKENIRKSYDIMQYLGIFYLNLSLLIGIAGYSNAAYFLSILLGGKASKWANTGIFDIFPQYIVYIPFLAFNGILEAFFNSVADGSDIRRFSIFMSLSTIIVLCSSYAFITHFELGLSGLILANALNMALRIGYCSIYIKSFYSKNGLEIAYTNVLKRIGGSLVMFIIVASCQYVILDNNIKSSSITDVIKSACLCLIYLIFMIYSDRNILKDPFLELKNRLLAKKKPSKQD; translated from the coding sequence ATGGGCTCTGAAAATGAAGAGGTGAAACGTGGTAGAAGTGATGCTGATCTCTTGAATAAATCGACTACAGGTGCGTCTTTCCTAATGTTGACTCAATTGTTCACAAAGATGTTGACATTTCTATTGAACCAGTTATTGATTCGGTTGATTTCTCCTAGGGTGTTTGGAATATCGGCGTATTTGGAGTTCATTGTGTCAATGGTGCTATTCTTTAGTAGAGAGGGTGAAAGACTTTCAATCCAAAGAACTAGAGATATTAGTTCGGAGAACGATAATGATACGAAGCGTATAACTGATAAATACGTCGACGGGACTCCCGTAGGCACTTTACAaagtattattaattttggatATATCCCATTGGTGGTAGGTGGCCCGTTATCGATTGCGATTCTTGTATGGCAGTACCAGTCGCAGAATTTTCAAGACTCCTTATTGACGTTGCCATATTATAGGGTTACCGTATTGCTCGTGTGGTTGCTGATGATGCTAGAACTTGTAGCGGAACCATTGTACGcgataaatcaatttcaattgaattttagGAAAAGATCAAAGTATGAAAGTGTTGGTGTCTTTGGAAGATGCATTATTACATTCGCGGTAATTGCTATCGTGCAGAGGACTTCGAGGGCATCAAATTTAGAATATGATGGCCTCGCGGTTGTTGCATTTGCGGCTGGTCAATTTGGATATTCGTTTTTAATCTTCCTTCAATACCAATTGAACTTTGCTACggaaaatcaaataaaaccGCCAGAAGAACAGAATTCACTTTTGATTCGGAAGATAAGTACCCAACTGGAAGATAGATACTACTATTTTGACacaaaaatatttgctATTTGGAGGAGTTTATTTATACTGATGATCTTCAAACACTTTTTGACAGAAGGAGACAAATTGTTGATCAATTATTTGTGCACAGTAGAGCAACAAGGTACATATGCGGTTGTTTGTAATTACGGGTCCATAATTGCAAGGTTGGTGTTTCAGCCAATCGAAGAATCATTAAGGTTACTATTTACTAGAATGCTTTCAACCAAGTCAAAGGAAAATATAAGAAAATCTTACGATATTATGCAATACTTGGGGATATtctatttgaatttgtctTTGTTGATTGGTATTGCTGGATATTCTAATGCGGCATATTTCCTCCTGATATTGCTAGGAGGAAAAGCATCTAAATGGGCCAACACAGGgatttttgatatattccCACAGTACATTGTATATATCCCGTTTTTGGCTTTTAATGGTATATTGGAAGCGTTCTTCAATAGCGTGGCCGACGGAAGTGACATAAGGAGATTTTCCATATTCATGTCCTTGCTGACCATCATTGTCTTATGTTCACTGTATGCATTTATTACCCATTTTGAGTTAGGATTAAGTGGACTCATCTTAGCAAACGCCTTAAACATGGCCCTAAGAATAGGTTACTGttctatttatatcaaaTCTTTTTACTCCAAAAATGGGCTTGAAATCGCTTACACGAATGTTTTGAAGAGAATTGGCGGTTCACTTGTTATGTTTATTATCGTAGCATCTTGCCAATACGTTATCTTAgacaataatattaaaagtAGTTCTATCACAGATGTCATCAAAAGTGCTTGTCTATGTTTGATCTACCTAATATTTATGATCTACTCAGATCGGAACATTTTGAAGGACCCATTCTtggaattaaagaataGACTTCTAGCTAAAAAGAAACCATCTAAACAGGATTAA
- a CDS encoding DEHA2F21274p (some similarities with uniprot|P40083 Saccharomyces cerevisiae YER137C Hypothetical ORF), which produces MQEHGENKMSSKDSTIIYDSWGGSVKLMSIVELSKSVDTLAKIINQKNHELEELKKGYDSKLHEINKYIRILQEQEGIKVDGEIPEEILRQKINNVIKCSKCDHEVWNINSDNEFIIIPKQKLQYLLGKESDKRLSDGLGELTLQKDSVTDTNSEIRPSPKGYSSPKGYKKQYHTKSKKICSYCSKPGHSRAHCLIRLATPTK; this is translated from the coding sequence ATGCAAGAACATGGAGAGAACAAGATGAGCCTGAAAGATCTGACTATTATTTATGACTCCTGGGGAGGTTCAGTAAAGCTTATGTCGATAGTAGAATTACTGAAGAGTGTGGATACACTCGCAAAAATCATAAACCAAAAAAATCACGAGTTGgaggaattgaaaaaaggGTATGATTCTAAGCTTCATGAAATTAACAAATACATTAGAATActacaagaacaagaaggTATTAAGGTGGACGGTGAGATaccagaagaaatattgagaCAGAAGATAAACAATGTAATCAAATGCAGCAAATGCGATCATGAAGTATGGAATATCAACAGCGATAATGAATTCATAATTATACCCAAGCAGAAATTACAGTATCTTCTCGGCAAGGAAAGTGATAAAAGATTGCTGGATGGGTTGGGTGAGCTAACTTTACAGAAAGACTCAGTCACGGATACGAATTCGGAGATACGACCAAGTCCTAAGGGATATTCAAGTCCTAAAGGGTATAAGAAGCAATATCATACTAAGTCGAAGAAAATATGTTCGTACTGTTCCAAACCAGGTCATTCTAGAGCACATTGTTTGATTCGGTTGGCAACTCCTACGAAATAA
- a CDS encoding DEHA2F21252p (highly similar to uniprot|P38203 Saccharomyces cerevisiae YBL026W LSM2 Component of small nuclear ribonucleoprotein complexes involved in RNA processing splicing and decay), producing the protein MLFFSFFKTLVDQEVTVELKNDIEIKGILKSVDQYLNLKLDNISCVNESKYPHLQSVKNLFIRGSTVRYVHMNSNSVDCTLLQDASRRGTFKLLLLS; encoded by the coding sequence ATGTTATTCTTCAGTTTTTTTAAAACTCTTGTTGATCAAGAAGTGACCGTTGAGTTAAAAAATGATATAGAAATTAAGGGCATTTTAAAGTCAGTAGACCAGTATTTGAACTTGAAATTAGACAATATCTCATGTGTCAATGAATCCAAATATCCACACTTACAATCTGTTAAGAATTTGTTTATAAGAGGTTCCACTGTTCGTTATGTCCATATGAATTCGAATTCTGTTGATTGTACATTATTGCAAGATGCATCAAGAAGAGGTACgtttaaattattattattgtcttAA